One part of the Lotus japonicus ecotype B-129 chromosome 2, LjGifu_v1.2 genome encodes these proteins:
- the LOC130737691 gene encoding TMV resistance protein N-like isoform X4 → MADCTQNSKWKYHVFLSFRGEDTRLGFTDHLYAALVRKSIITFRDDEELARGEVISQKLLHAIHKSLSAIVIISKNYASSSWCLDELVKILETKNLSGQQVFPIFYGVDPSDVRNQRGSFAEAFRKHEEKSTENKENVQKWRDALREVANLSGWDSKDQHETELIEEVVAQVWKKLELKFPTYNDGLVAIDTRLEDLFSILKLGLEGVRFIGIWGMGGIGKTTLATALFKKIKSHFDVSCFIANVREVSGERSEGLLQLQNKILSHLNIKGMVIETLSEGKDSLRNLLSSKRVLLVLDDVSSKTHLENLAGNLEWFGQGSRIIVTTRDKHLLISHVVLFEMYENKILNKSESLQLLCEKAFKGNQPKEDYLKLSQSVVEYAGGLPLALEVLGSFLCGRSLSDWEDALVKMKQVPHDDILNKIRISYDMLEEEHKTIFLDIACFFKGWYKHKVIQVLDNCGLHPTVGINVLIEKSLVTFDGRVIGMHDLLEEMGKTIVFQESPNDPGRRSRLWSLEDIDQVLKKNKGTELVQGIVLKSTPSKLYEAHWDPEAFSKMCNLRLLVVLCDLHLPLGLKCLSSSLKVLVWWGYPLNALPLKAQLDELVHLQMINSKVKQLWKGTQYFGKLKVIDLSNSKDLLQTPNISAVPYLEELYLNDCTKLFEVHQSIGQHKKLMILSLMGCGNLKILPSKLEMCSLKMFFLSDCSDIERLPDFGENMTSVSVLNLMKCKSLLYLPDSISNLKSLRILNISGCSQVFCLPDNLKQNKALEDLDLSRTSIRMFDPFLLQLGNLKRLSFLGCSGPPSNSSWDLHLPLGLKLRFSPARTGLKLPPTVSGLSSLTVLNLSFCNLTDASIPPDIDRLSSLERLILSWNNFTHLPDSIANLPKLHCLELENCPELQSLPVLPPHVRLYASDSDAMPGNLLDPEKLWKLFESSDQELFLSPVSRKLDWPALYPVYMEIPPRLDTKSFFPLGSAYISKLDSFASVTVGIPDDCLSSDWWGVAVLVALDAQSPDEGFMAKQMRMYWSFDTEDGPSLSLASGSTANNDLYLFTLAVSDDFIYIRRHNRDDPPWWNREHFSKHRKPELNENSLVCFEVHVGGCKIRKCRWRVLRKEDCIEDLQNVKGRGQPVKTRPRGESKLSMDEFKGEDVIASEGSKDNFSMHCPQG, encoded by the exons ATGGCAGATTGTACCCAAAACTCAAAATGGAAGTATCATGTTTTCTTGAGTTTTAGGGGAGAAGACACTCGCCTAGGTTTCACCGATCACTTATATGCAGCTTTGGTCCGCAAGAGTATAATAACTTTCAGAGATGATGAAGAACTTGCCAGAGGTGAAGTTATCTCACAAAAACTCCTGCATGCTATTCACAAGTCTCTATCAGCAATTGTCATAATCTCCAAAAACTATGCTTCTTCATCTTGGTGTTTGGATGAATTGGTCAAGATTCTTGAGACCAAAAATTTGTCGGGACAACAAGTGTTTCCGATCTTTTATGGTGTGGATCCCTCCGATGTAAGGAATCAAAGGGGAAGTTTTGCAGAAGCTTTTAGGAAACATGAAGAAAAATCTACtgaaaacaaagaaaatgtgCAAAAATGGAGAGATGCATTAAGAGAAGTGGCCAACTTGTCAGGGTGGGACTCTAAGGATCA ACATGAAACTGAACTAATTGAAGaagttgttgcacaagtatggAAAAAATTAGAACTCAAATTCCCAACATATAATGATGGACTGGTTGCAATTGACACAAGACTAGaagatttattttcaattttgaagCTAGGATTGGAGGGTGTTCGTTTCATAGGGATATGGGGCATGGGTGGTATAGGTAAAACAACTCTTGCTACAGCTCTCTTCAAGAAAATTAAAAGCCATTTTGATGTTAGCTGCTTTATTGCCAATGTTAGAGAGGTGTCTGGGGAAAGAAGTGAGGGTCTGCTGCAGTTGCAAAATAAAATTCTTTCTCATCTAAACATCAAAGGAATGGTAATTGAAACTTTAAGCGAAGGAAAGGACAGCTTAAGAAACCTCTTGTCCAGCAAAAGAGTTCTACTTGTCCTTGATGATGTAAGTTCTAAAACACATCTTGAGAATTTGGCTGGAAACCTAGAATGGTTTGGTCAAGGGAGTAGAATTATAGTGACAACAAGGGATAAGCACCTGCTGATATCACACGTAGTGTTGTTTGAAATGTATGAGAATAAAATCTTAAATAAAAGTGAATCCCTTCAACTTTTATGTGAAAAGGCATTTAAAGGAAACCAACCTAAAGAGGATTATTTGAAATTGTCTCAAAGTGTAGTCGAATATGCTGGAGGCCTTCCCTTGGCTCTTGAAGTGTTGGGTTCTTTTCTTTGTGGAAGAAGTTTATCTGATTGGGAAGATGCATTGGTCAAGATGAAGCAAGTTCCACATGATGATATCCTAAACAAAATACGAATAAGTTATGACATGTTAGAAGAGGAACACAAGACCATATTTCTAGACATAGCCTGTTTTTTTAAGGGATGGTACAAACATAAAGTGATACAAGTTTTGGACAATTGCGGTCTTCATCCAACAGTGGGAATAAATGTTCTTATAGAAAAATCATTGGTAACTTTCGATGGAAGAGTTATTGGGATGCATGATCTTCTTGAAGAAATGGGCAAAACTATTGTTTTTCAAGAGTCTCCTAATGATCCTGGTCGGCGGAGTAGATTATGGTCACTAGAGGATATTGACCAAGTGCTAAAAAAGAATAAG GGGACTGAACTTGTCCAAGGTATAGTTTTGAAGTCAACACCTTCTAAGCTGTACGAAGCACATTGGGACCCTGAGGCCTTCTCAAAGATGTGTAATCTTCGATTACTCGTTGTATTATGTGATTtgcatcttcctcttggtttgaAATGTCTTTCTAGCTCACTAAAAGTTCTTGTATGGTGGGGATATCCATTGAATGCTCTACCCCTTAAAGCTCAACTAGATGAGCTCGTTCACTTACAAATGATCAATAGTAAGGTTAAACAACTATGGAAGGGAACTCAG TATTTTGGAAAGCTGAAAGTAATTGATTTAAGTAATTCCAAGGATCTACTTCAAACTCCAAATATCTCTGCAGTTCCTTACCTTGAAGAGTTGTACCTTAATGATTGTACAAAACTCTTTGAAGTTCACCAATCTATTGGACAGCACAAAAAGCTCATGATTTTGAGCTTGATGGGATGTGGAAATCTCAAAATCCTTCCAAGTAAATTGGAGATgtgttccctgaaaatgttcttCCTTTCTGACTGCTCAGACATTGAAAGACTTCCTGATTTTGGGGAAAACATGACATCCGTTTCAGTGCTTAATTTGATGAAATGCAAAAGTCTTTTGTACCTTCCAGATAGCATTAGTAACCTGAAGTCTCTCAGAATTCTCAACATATCAGGATGCTCACAAGTTTTTTGCTTGCCAGATAatctaaaacaaaacaaagcttTGGAGGATCTTGACTTGAGTAGAACTTCTATTAGAATGTTTGATCCATTCCTACTTCAGTTAGGGAATCTCAAAAGGTTATCTTTCTTGGGGTGCAGTGGACCACCATCCAACTCCAGCTGGGACTTACATCTTCCTTTGGGGCTTAAGTTAAGGTTTTCCCCTGCCCGTACAGGCTTAAAATTGCCTCCTACTGTCTCAGGTCTTTCCTCATTAACTGTTTTGAATTTAAGTTTTTGCAATCTCACTGATGCTTCAATTCCTCCCGATATCGATCGCTTATCATCATTGGAGAGACTAATTTTAAGTTGGAACAATTTTACACACCTACCTGACTCCATTGCTAATCTTCCAAAGCTTCACTGTCTGGAATTGGAAAATTGCCCAGAGCTTCAATCCTTACCTGTGCTTCCACCGCATGTACGCTTGTATGCATCAGATTCAGATGCAATGCCGGGTAATTTATTAGATCCAGAAAAGTTATGGAAGTTGTTTGAATCAAGTGATCAAGAGCTTTTTCTGTCACCTGTATCTCGA AAGCTTGATTGGCCAGCACTCTATCCTGTGTACATGGAAATCCCGCCACGATTGGATACTAAGAGCTTTTTTCCCTTGGGGTCAGCATATATATCAAAACTTGATTCATTTGCATCAGTAACAGTTGGCATCCCTGATGATTGTCTTTCAAGTGATTGGTGGGGAGTTGCTGTGTTGGTTGCCTTAGATGCTCAGTCTCCAGATGAAGGTTTTATGGCCAAACAAATGCGTATGTATTGGAGCTTTGACACTGAAGATGGTCCCTCTCTATCTCTGGCGTCGGGATCAACAGCGAATAATGACCTCTATCTGTTTACATTGGCAGTGAGTGATGACTTTATATACATTCGACGGCACAATAGAGACGACCCGCCGTGGTGGAACCGAGAACACTTTAGCAAGCATCGAAAGCCAGAGCTGAATGAAAACAGTTTGGTGTGTTTTGAAGTGCACGTGGGAGGGTGCAAGATAAGAAAGTGTAGGTGGCGTGTGTTGCGCAAGGAAGATTGTATTGAAGACTTGCAAAACGTAAAGGGCCGTGGCCAACCTGTTAAGACTCGTCCTAGAGGTGAGAGCAAACTATCTATGGATGAATTCAAGGGAGAGGATGTTATTGCTTCGGAAGGATCCAAGGACAACTTCTCCATG CATTGTCCTCAAGGCTGA
- the LOC130737691 gene encoding TMV resistance protein N-like isoform X2, with the protein MADCTQNSKWKYHVFLSFRGEDTRLGFTDHLYAALVRKSIITFRDDEELARGEVISQKLLHAIHKSLSAIVIISKNYASSSWCLDELVKILETKNLSGQQVFPIFYGVDPSDVRNQRGSFAEAFRKHEEKSTENKENVQKWRDALREVANLSGWDSKDQHETELIEEVVAQVWKKLELKFPTYNDGLVAIDTRLEDLFSILKLGLEGVRFIGIWGMGGIGKTTLATALFKKIKSHFDVSCFIANVREVSGERSEGLLQLQNKILSHLNIKGMVIETLSEGKDSLRNLLSSKRVLLVLDDVSSKTHLENLAGNLEWFGQGSRIIVTTRDKHLLISHVVLFEMYENKILNKSESLQLLCEKAFKGNQPKEDYLKLSQSVVEYAGGLPLALEVLGSFLCGRSLSDWEDALVKMKQVPHDDILNKIRISYDMLEEEHKTIFLDIACFFKGWYKHKVIQVLDNCGLHPTVGINVLIEKSLVTFDGRVIGMHDLLEEMGKTIVFQESPNDPGRRSRLWSLEDIDQVLKKNKGTELVQGIVLKSTPSKLYEAHWDPEAFSKMCNLRLLVVLCDLHLPLGLKCLSSSLKVLVWWGYPLNALPLKAQLDELVHLQMINSKVKQLWKGTQYFGKLKVIDLSNSKDLLQTPNISAVPYLEELYLNDCTKLFEVHQSIGQHKKLMILSLMGCGNLKILPSKLEMCSLKMFFLSDCSDIERLPDFGENMTSVSVLNLMKCKSLLYLPDSISNLKSLRILNISGCSQVFCLPDNLKQNKALEDLDLSRTSIRMFDPFLLQLGNLKRLSFLGCSGPPSNSSWDLHLPLGLKLRFSPARTGLKLPPTVSGLSSLTVLNLSFCNLTDASIPPDIDRLSSLERLILSWNNFTHLPDSIANLPKLHCLELENCPELQSLPVLPPHVRLYASDSDAMPGNLLDPEKLWKLFESSDQELFLSPVSRKLDWPALYPVYMEIPPRLDTKSFFPLGSAYISKLDSFASVTVGIPDDCLSSDWWGVAVLVALDAQSPDEGFMAKQMRMYWSFDTEDGPSLSLASGSTANNDLYLFTLAVSDDFIYIRRHNRDDPPWWNREHFSKHRKPELNENSLVCFEVHVGGCKIRKCRWRVLRKEDCIEDLQNVKGRGQPVKTRPRGESKLSMDEFKGEDVIASEGSKDNFSMGKLFHNIRQGLGISMLALMAGTAMFLLPRQGLGSKQQTPTIGDTSKLIKSRQVSHGTGLKVTAIYYHSAVVHLIDLTNWRGGPFQYQILFEVPYNKVA; encoded by the exons ATGGCAGATTGTACCCAAAACTCAAAATGGAAGTATCATGTTTTCTTGAGTTTTAGGGGAGAAGACACTCGCCTAGGTTTCACCGATCACTTATATGCAGCTTTGGTCCGCAAGAGTATAATAACTTTCAGAGATGATGAAGAACTTGCCAGAGGTGAAGTTATCTCACAAAAACTCCTGCATGCTATTCACAAGTCTCTATCAGCAATTGTCATAATCTCCAAAAACTATGCTTCTTCATCTTGGTGTTTGGATGAATTGGTCAAGATTCTTGAGACCAAAAATTTGTCGGGACAACAAGTGTTTCCGATCTTTTATGGTGTGGATCCCTCCGATGTAAGGAATCAAAGGGGAAGTTTTGCAGAAGCTTTTAGGAAACATGAAGAAAAATCTACtgaaaacaaagaaaatgtgCAAAAATGGAGAGATGCATTAAGAGAAGTGGCCAACTTGTCAGGGTGGGACTCTAAGGATCA ACATGAAACTGAACTAATTGAAGaagttgttgcacaagtatggAAAAAATTAGAACTCAAATTCCCAACATATAATGATGGACTGGTTGCAATTGACACAAGACTAGaagatttattttcaattttgaagCTAGGATTGGAGGGTGTTCGTTTCATAGGGATATGGGGCATGGGTGGTATAGGTAAAACAACTCTTGCTACAGCTCTCTTCAAGAAAATTAAAAGCCATTTTGATGTTAGCTGCTTTATTGCCAATGTTAGAGAGGTGTCTGGGGAAAGAAGTGAGGGTCTGCTGCAGTTGCAAAATAAAATTCTTTCTCATCTAAACATCAAAGGAATGGTAATTGAAACTTTAAGCGAAGGAAAGGACAGCTTAAGAAACCTCTTGTCCAGCAAAAGAGTTCTACTTGTCCTTGATGATGTAAGTTCTAAAACACATCTTGAGAATTTGGCTGGAAACCTAGAATGGTTTGGTCAAGGGAGTAGAATTATAGTGACAACAAGGGATAAGCACCTGCTGATATCACACGTAGTGTTGTTTGAAATGTATGAGAATAAAATCTTAAATAAAAGTGAATCCCTTCAACTTTTATGTGAAAAGGCATTTAAAGGAAACCAACCTAAAGAGGATTATTTGAAATTGTCTCAAAGTGTAGTCGAATATGCTGGAGGCCTTCCCTTGGCTCTTGAAGTGTTGGGTTCTTTTCTTTGTGGAAGAAGTTTATCTGATTGGGAAGATGCATTGGTCAAGATGAAGCAAGTTCCACATGATGATATCCTAAACAAAATACGAATAAGTTATGACATGTTAGAAGAGGAACACAAGACCATATTTCTAGACATAGCCTGTTTTTTTAAGGGATGGTACAAACATAAAGTGATACAAGTTTTGGACAATTGCGGTCTTCATCCAACAGTGGGAATAAATGTTCTTATAGAAAAATCATTGGTAACTTTCGATGGAAGAGTTATTGGGATGCATGATCTTCTTGAAGAAATGGGCAAAACTATTGTTTTTCAAGAGTCTCCTAATGATCCTGGTCGGCGGAGTAGATTATGGTCACTAGAGGATATTGACCAAGTGCTAAAAAAGAATAAG GGGACTGAACTTGTCCAAGGTATAGTTTTGAAGTCAACACCTTCTAAGCTGTACGAAGCACATTGGGACCCTGAGGCCTTCTCAAAGATGTGTAATCTTCGATTACTCGTTGTATTATGTGATTtgcatcttcctcttggtttgaAATGTCTTTCTAGCTCACTAAAAGTTCTTGTATGGTGGGGATATCCATTGAATGCTCTACCCCTTAAAGCTCAACTAGATGAGCTCGTTCACTTACAAATGATCAATAGTAAGGTTAAACAACTATGGAAGGGAACTCAG TATTTTGGAAAGCTGAAAGTAATTGATTTAAGTAATTCCAAGGATCTACTTCAAACTCCAAATATCTCTGCAGTTCCTTACCTTGAAGAGTTGTACCTTAATGATTGTACAAAACTCTTTGAAGTTCACCAATCTATTGGACAGCACAAAAAGCTCATGATTTTGAGCTTGATGGGATGTGGAAATCTCAAAATCCTTCCAAGTAAATTGGAGATgtgttccctgaaaatgttcttCCTTTCTGACTGCTCAGACATTGAAAGACTTCCTGATTTTGGGGAAAACATGACATCCGTTTCAGTGCTTAATTTGATGAAATGCAAAAGTCTTTTGTACCTTCCAGATAGCATTAGTAACCTGAAGTCTCTCAGAATTCTCAACATATCAGGATGCTCACAAGTTTTTTGCTTGCCAGATAatctaaaacaaaacaaagcttTGGAGGATCTTGACTTGAGTAGAACTTCTATTAGAATGTTTGATCCATTCCTACTTCAGTTAGGGAATCTCAAAAGGTTATCTTTCTTGGGGTGCAGTGGACCACCATCCAACTCCAGCTGGGACTTACATCTTCCTTTGGGGCTTAAGTTAAGGTTTTCCCCTGCCCGTACAGGCTTAAAATTGCCTCCTACTGTCTCAGGTCTTTCCTCATTAACTGTTTTGAATTTAAGTTTTTGCAATCTCACTGATGCTTCAATTCCTCCCGATATCGATCGCTTATCATCATTGGAGAGACTAATTTTAAGTTGGAACAATTTTACACACCTACCTGACTCCATTGCTAATCTTCCAAAGCTTCACTGTCTGGAATTGGAAAATTGCCCAGAGCTTCAATCCTTACCTGTGCTTCCACCGCATGTACGCTTGTATGCATCAGATTCAGATGCAATGCCGGGTAATTTATTAGATCCAGAAAAGTTATGGAAGTTGTTTGAATCAAGTGATCAAGAGCTTTTTCTGTCACCTGTATCTCGA AAGCTTGATTGGCCAGCACTCTATCCTGTGTACATGGAAATCCCGCCACGATTGGATACTAAGAGCTTTTTTCCCTTGGGGTCAGCATATATATCAAAACTTGATTCATTTGCATCAGTAACAGTTGGCATCCCTGATGATTGTCTTTCAAGTGATTGGTGGGGAGTTGCTGTGTTGGTTGCCTTAGATGCTCAGTCTCCAGATGAAGGTTTTATGGCCAAACAAATGCGTATGTATTGGAGCTTTGACACTGAAGATGGTCCCTCTCTATCTCTGGCGTCGGGATCAACAGCGAATAATGACCTCTATCTGTTTACATTGGCAGTGAGTGATGACTTTATATACATTCGACGGCACAATAGAGACGACCCGCCGTGGTGGAACCGAGAACACTTTAGCAAGCATCGAAAGCCAGAGCTGAATGAAAACAGTTTGGTGTGTTTTGAAGTGCACGTGGGAGGGTGCAAGATAAGAAAGTGTAGGTGGCGTGTGTTGCGCAAGGAAGATTGTATTGAAGACTTGCAAAACGTAAAGGGCCGTGGCCAACCTGTTAAGACTCGTCCTAGAGGTGAGAGCAAACTATCTATGGATGAATTCAAGGGAGAGGATGTTATTGCTTCGGAAGGATCCAAGGACAACTTCTCCATG
- the LOC130737691 gene encoding TMV resistance protein N-like isoform X3: protein MADCTQNSKWKYHVFLSFRGEDTRLGFTDHLYAALVRKSIITFRDDEELARGEVISQKLLHAIHKSLSAIVIISKNYASSSWCLDELVKILETKNLSGQQVFPIFYGVDPSDVRNQRGSFAEAFRKHEEKSTENKENVQKWRDALREVANLSGWDSKDQHETELIEEVVAQVWKKLELKFPTYNDGLVAIDTRLEDLFSILKLGLEGVRFIGIWGMGGIGKTTLATALFKKIKSHFDVSCFIANVREVSGERSEGLLQLQNKILSHLNIKGMVIETLSEGKDSLRNLLSSKRVLLVLDDVSSKTHLENLAGNLEWFGQGSRIIVTTRDKHLLISHVVLFEMYENKILNKSESLQLLCEKAFKGNQPKEDYLKLSQSVVEYAGGLPLALEVLGSFLCGRSLSDWEDALVKMKQVPHDDILNKIRISYDMLEEEHKTIFLDIACFFKGWYKHKVIQVLDNCGLHPTVGINVLIEKSLVTFDGRVIGMHDLLEEMGKTIVFQESPNDPGRRSRLWSLEDIDQVLKKNKGTELVQGIVLKSTPSKLYEAHWDPEAFSKMCNLRLLVVLCDLHLPLGLKCLSSSLKVLVWWGYPLNALPLKAQLDELVHLQMINSKVKQLWKGTQYFGKLKVIDLSNSKDLLQTPNISAVPYLEELYLNDCTKLFEVHQSIGQHKKLMILSLMGCGNLKILPSKLEMCSLKMFFLSDCSDIERLPDFGENMTSVSVLNLMKCKSLLYLPDSISNLKSLRILNISGCSQVFCLPDNLKQNKALEDLDLSRTSIRMFDPFLLQLGNLKRLSFLGCSGPPSNSSWDLHLPLGLKLRFSPARTGLKLPPTVSGLSSLTVLNLSFCNLTDASIPPDIDRLSSLERLILSWNNFTHLPDSIANLPKLHCLELENCPELQSLPVLPPHVRLYASDSDAMPGNLLDPEKLWKLFESSDQELFLSPVSRKLDWPALYPVYMEIPPRLDTKSFFPLGSAYISKLDSFASVTVGIPDDCLSSDWWGVAVLVALDAQSPDEGFMAKQMRMYWSFDTEDGPSLSLASGSTANNDLYLFTLAVSDDFIYIRRHNRDDPPWWNREHFSKHRKPELNENSLVCFEVHVGGCKIRKCRWRVLRKEDCIEDLQNVKGRGQPVKTRPRGESKLSMDEFKGEDVIASEGSKDNFSMGKLFHNIRQGLGISMLALMAGTAMFLLPRQGLGSKQQTPTIGDTSKLIKSRQVSHGTGLKI, encoded by the exons ATGGCAGATTGTACCCAAAACTCAAAATGGAAGTATCATGTTTTCTTGAGTTTTAGGGGAGAAGACACTCGCCTAGGTTTCACCGATCACTTATATGCAGCTTTGGTCCGCAAGAGTATAATAACTTTCAGAGATGATGAAGAACTTGCCAGAGGTGAAGTTATCTCACAAAAACTCCTGCATGCTATTCACAAGTCTCTATCAGCAATTGTCATAATCTCCAAAAACTATGCTTCTTCATCTTGGTGTTTGGATGAATTGGTCAAGATTCTTGAGACCAAAAATTTGTCGGGACAACAAGTGTTTCCGATCTTTTATGGTGTGGATCCCTCCGATGTAAGGAATCAAAGGGGAAGTTTTGCAGAAGCTTTTAGGAAACATGAAGAAAAATCTACtgaaaacaaagaaaatgtgCAAAAATGGAGAGATGCATTAAGAGAAGTGGCCAACTTGTCAGGGTGGGACTCTAAGGATCA ACATGAAACTGAACTAATTGAAGaagttgttgcacaagtatggAAAAAATTAGAACTCAAATTCCCAACATATAATGATGGACTGGTTGCAATTGACACAAGACTAGaagatttattttcaattttgaagCTAGGATTGGAGGGTGTTCGTTTCATAGGGATATGGGGCATGGGTGGTATAGGTAAAACAACTCTTGCTACAGCTCTCTTCAAGAAAATTAAAAGCCATTTTGATGTTAGCTGCTTTATTGCCAATGTTAGAGAGGTGTCTGGGGAAAGAAGTGAGGGTCTGCTGCAGTTGCAAAATAAAATTCTTTCTCATCTAAACATCAAAGGAATGGTAATTGAAACTTTAAGCGAAGGAAAGGACAGCTTAAGAAACCTCTTGTCCAGCAAAAGAGTTCTACTTGTCCTTGATGATGTAAGTTCTAAAACACATCTTGAGAATTTGGCTGGAAACCTAGAATGGTTTGGTCAAGGGAGTAGAATTATAGTGACAACAAGGGATAAGCACCTGCTGATATCACACGTAGTGTTGTTTGAAATGTATGAGAATAAAATCTTAAATAAAAGTGAATCCCTTCAACTTTTATGTGAAAAGGCATTTAAAGGAAACCAACCTAAAGAGGATTATTTGAAATTGTCTCAAAGTGTAGTCGAATATGCTGGAGGCCTTCCCTTGGCTCTTGAAGTGTTGGGTTCTTTTCTTTGTGGAAGAAGTTTATCTGATTGGGAAGATGCATTGGTCAAGATGAAGCAAGTTCCACATGATGATATCCTAAACAAAATACGAATAAGTTATGACATGTTAGAAGAGGAACACAAGACCATATTTCTAGACATAGCCTGTTTTTTTAAGGGATGGTACAAACATAAAGTGATACAAGTTTTGGACAATTGCGGTCTTCATCCAACAGTGGGAATAAATGTTCTTATAGAAAAATCATTGGTAACTTTCGATGGAAGAGTTATTGGGATGCATGATCTTCTTGAAGAAATGGGCAAAACTATTGTTTTTCAAGAGTCTCCTAATGATCCTGGTCGGCGGAGTAGATTATGGTCACTAGAGGATATTGACCAAGTGCTAAAAAAGAATAAG GGGACTGAACTTGTCCAAGGTATAGTTTTGAAGTCAACACCTTCTAAGCTGTACGAAGCACATTGGGACCCTGAGGCCTTCTCAAAGATGTGTAATCTTCGATTACTCGTTGTATTATGTGATTtgcatcttcctcttggtttgaAATGTCTTTCTAGCTCACTAAAAGTTCTTGTATGGTGGGGATATCCATTGAATGCTCTACCCCTTAAAGCTCAACTAGATGAGCTCGTTCACTTACAAATGATCAATAGTAAGGTTAAACAACTATGGAAGGGAACTCAG TATTTTGGAAAGCTGAAAGTAATTGATTTAAGTAATTCCAAGGATCTACTTCAAACTCCAAATATCTCTGCAGTTCCTTACCTTGAAGAGTTGTACCTTAATGATTGTACAAAACTCTTTGAAGTTCACCAATCTATTGGACAGCACAAAAAGCTCATGATTTTGAGCTTGATGGGATGTGGAAATCTCAAAATCCTTCCAAGTAAATTGGAGATgtgttccctgaaaatgttcttCCTTTCTGACTGCTCAGACATTGAAAGACTTCCTGATTTTGGGGAAAACATGACATCCGTTTCAGTGCTTAATTTGATGAAATGCAAAAGTCTTTTGTACCTTCCAGATAGCATTAGTAACCTGAAGTCTCTCAGAATTCTCAACATATCAGGATGCTCACAAGTTTTTTGCTTGCCAGATAatctaaaacaaaacaaagcttTGGAGGATCTTGACTTGAGTAGAACTTCTATTAGAATGTTTGATCCATTCCTACTTCAGTTAGGGAATCTCAAAAGGTTATCTTTCTTGGGGTGCAGTGGACCACCATCCAACTCCAGCTGGGACTTACATCTTCCTTTGGGGCTTAAGTTAAGGTTTTCCCCTGCCCGTACAGGCTTAAAATTGCCTCCTACTGTCTCAGGTCTTTCCTCATTAACTGTTTTGAATTTAAGTTTTTGCAATCTCACTGATGCTTCAATTCCTCCCGATATCGATCGCTTATCATCATTGGAGAGACTAATTTTAAGTTGGAACAATTTTACACACCTACCTGACTCCATTGCTAATCTTCCAAAGCTTCACTGTCTGGAATTGGAAAATTGCCCAGAGCTTCAATCCTTACCTGTGCTTCCACCGCATGTACGCTTGTATGCATCAGATTCAGATGCAATGCCGGGTAATTTATTAGATCCAGAAAAGTTATGGAAGTTGTTTGAATCAAGTGATCAAGAGCTTTTTCTGTCACCTGTATCTCGA AAGCTTGATTGGCCAGCACTCTATCCTGTGTACATGGAAATCCCGCCACGATTGGATACTAAGAGCTTTTTTCCCTTGGGGTCAGCATATATATCAAAACTTGATTCATTTGCATCAGTAACAGTTGGCATCCCTGATGATTGTCTTTCAAGTGATTGGTGGGGAGTTGCTGTGTTGGTTGCCTTAGATGCTCAGTCTCCAGATGAAGGTTTTATGGCCAAACAAATGCGTATGTATTGGAGCTTTGACACTGAAGATGGTCCCTCTCTATCTCTGGCGTCGGGATCAACAGCGAATAATGACCTCTATCTGTTTACATTGGCAGTGAGTGATGACTTTATATACATTCGACGGCACAATAGAGACGACCCGCCGTGGTGGAACCGAGAACACTTTAGCAAGCATCGAAAGCCAGAGCTGAATGAAAACAGTTTGGTGTGTTTTGAAGTGCACGTGGGAGGGTGCAAGATAAGAAAGTGTAGGTGGCGTGTGTTGCGCAAGGAAGATTGTATTGAAGACTTGCAAAACGTAAAGGGCCGTGGCCAACCTGTTAAGACTCGTCCTAGAGGTGAGAGCAAACTATCTATGGATGAATTCAAGGGAGAGGATGTTATTGCTTCGGAAGGATCCAAGGACAACTTCTCCATG